TCACTTCGTCCCCATTACCAAACACAACAAGTCGCTTTATTCACAAATCGAGTCGCCTTCGTCAAATAAACTTTGGTTTTTCATCGCGGTGAactacaataatattaaagttCTTTATAGTTTGTCTCACGAAGATGTCACTTGTTGTGGAGTTCGCGGGGCGTTTCTACTGCATACTACAGGTCTGCATCAAGCGATGCAGTCCAAACAGCACTATCTACACCCCAAGTGAGAAAATCGTCAGACGAACAATGACACTCTAACATTACCGAATGATAATCGCTTTGTTTTGGAGACGACAACGAAAGAAAAAACGTTGAGTGCACGTGCAATATTGCAATGTTGTTTTTCCACATTGAACCCTTTCTGTGACGTCAAAGGCCCGTAacaaatatttataataataaataaatttccgTGTCTACTCTGTACAGTGAGCAATAACATAGGGCCGCTACTTATTACGAGCTCCTGATACACATGCGCACAGTCCTTGTCTCCAGCCTCTCTTCACCCTAAccccctaaccctaaacctgTCTCCAATCAATGTTAAGTTTAGTTTGTTGAtgcgttttttttaaaaaaacaatcacGTACAGGTATAGTGGAATATCCTGAATGGAGAACATTAAAGACACACGCCATTGATATGTACATGAACGACATGAAAGAGAAACACCCACGTCACAGAGACCGCTTTAGCGACCAGGTCTGGCTCTTTCAAGGCGTGGATGCTGACAATACACTTCAGAGACTAAGAGAAAGGTAGAATCACGTTTTAAAGGTCTTTTTTACACAGCGCGTAGCGTAGGGGGTATCGCGCTCGCGGATTGCGTTCCAGCCGGctccgggttcgaatcccagctcgtgcgctccaaagttcactcagctttttATCCATTCTTGAGTACCAGTATCACTGCGGGAAAAGTTGTGTATGCAATAGGACTGGAGTGGTGCCCACCCCTGCCCATACGGCCTCAcgtatgggttgagtttgttggttctctactcagcACCGGGTACCCCGGTTTCCCCctatcctcaaaaaccaacatttgatttgagttgaattgatttcacttctttagtttagttttagtttagtttattgtagaatttcattatataatacatttttcaatctgcactgctcgcaggtagcaatagctagtcgaggcgagcagtgattagatgtatatacaagagagaacaagtagagaaagctacggtaatcaattgtgttttacaaaggaacaggtatacgaatacctagtgtacagagtatacagtcaactaaaataagaaaatatcatctaaaatcaaaccaatacaaagtgtcaatatgaaaagccaaagtactaatatatttttgttattaagacagataaatcaatatagtcattttcttctgaaagtctttggagtaggatattgtggattttaattttaaaattgtttttggatagatggcgaatttcacatggtaacttattccaaatttttacaccatttcttgaaaaggatttaatttgtttgtcaagtcttgagggtttaacaaagtagtcacctcttgaagatgaccttgttttatatgaatgaatgcttgctttagaaataaataaattagcaatgttaggaggcgatagattgttagatatgtcatgcattagaacagcaactgacttaaaatacagaaaatcaagaggaagaaaacgagaagaaagaaagtagggtACAGAGTGCGATTTGTAATCTCCAAAGTACATCAGGCGGAGGgcacgtttttgaagaagaaggattttgtttctatgagtctTGGCGGCTCGGCCCCATGCGACTATGCCATACAATAGATAAGGCTGGATAAGTGAGATATATATGTCAACTCACCAAAGACGTCTTCAACTCTTTTCTTTAGCTTTTCATTCTCTGCTTTCAAAGACTGGACCGTTTCTTTAACCATTCTACTGTCGAAAACTGTTTAGTGGTAAAATTAGACCAAATAACTATGGAGCTCTCTCACACACGTCTGCACTCTGCGCGGTCTGCGCGGTCTGCGGACTATTTACAGTGTCCTCCCAATTAGTGCGTCAGTGCTAGAAtacttgacacttaaattaaataaaaagttCATTATTAACACTTTCTTTGCattcttctttctttcagagttcACAAGCTGACTCGTCTTCAAAAGCGAATCGTGTATGGAGGCGAGCCACTTCAGGTAAATTGTAACAGGAGTTTCCCGAACTTATGGTCCTTTTCCTGAATAGGGCGATTTAGCCCAGCGCGCAACACTTCATGTGGATTCATTTCCTTTATTAACTGGCCATGTACGTACATACCCTTTAATCTTTTTGTCTGCACCCTTCTGGAAACAAGGATAGCTACAAATGGTACAACGTTCCTCCAGACGAATGTTGAATTCAAGTTTCTTTACTTGACAGATATTTTACTCACGTTCTTAACCATCAAACTCTTTAACATTTCGCTTTGACAAATTTCATGTACTTTTCCTTCAGGGTATCCTTGCTTAAATGTACTTTACTACATGTTTGTGTTTAAAATGGCGTTAAACAAGACCTCTCTTGCTTAGGAAGTATACTCTCGTTCGAGTTGTTTGGAAAAGTGAAAACTCCAACCCTTTATGAACTAGCACCGCTTTGAAACTTCTAATATTGACCGTTTAAAGCTTTGAGAAAACCCGCTATAATTGaccatttttatcatttttgaactttttggttCATTCAGTCCGGTCAAGGTTTTATTACAAGGCTCTCTCTCTTTCATAATGCTTGGCTctcctatttttttcttttaaggtggTGAGATACGGACCATATGGACATTACCACGCCCATTACGATAGCTCCAGAAAATCCGATTATCCTGAAGGAACAAAATGTTGCCATTATGACATGGAGAGTGCTCCCCTGGCGAAATGTAGAATCTGTAGGTATGAAGCTGTCACTTTGCTAACGTTAGATATTCATATTTCAGATATAAAATTCCATTTCCTATCTTTTTATCCCATTATATTTATTCTGTTCTTCGCGAAGCTTTCTCTCAAACTGGCTCGCCAAGAATTTGTCCTAAAAATATATACCCACAACTAAAGCGATCTACTATAGTTTCAGCATTGGTGCCCGCACAATAGTGTGTAACAAGTCGCTTTTGCCAATATGTTTTAGaacgaagaaagagcaagttTTTTAGTTAATGTATGCACTAAGCATTCATTCGAAAGCGTTTCGCTGGGAATGGAATTAATTATACCGATTTAGGTCAGgttaaaatagagaaaaacttgaaaattcatCATCCCTTGCTCACGTTATCCACAAAACCCAAATCTGATTATTTCACCAATCACATCGATGTTTAGTGAATGAAGGGAAAAAGAAATGGGAAATATACTCCAATGCAAAAGTGCAGAGCCATCCTTTTTGTTCGCCAAGCCCGTTATCATCTGGCGCTCTCGTTATTTGGTGTCCGAAGACCTCAGAACTGATTAGAACGGTAGATCAAATACCGTAACGAATACGTTATCACATACATTCTCATTTATTTTTGACAGATATATTACCATTCTATATTATTTGAATGACGTTGATGAGGGAGGGGAAACTGCATTTCCTGTGGCAGACATGAAAGATTTTAATGAAACAGTAAGTTGCATCAAACTTCACTGGACATTTAAACAAATATATCCGCGAGCCTTCGACACATCGGTGCGCATGGTGCGCACAAAATTCATTTCCCGCACAAGTGAAACATTAGCCTCGGTTTTAATTATAAGAGGCTGAAGACAGCATATAAGTGGCTGTAAGTTCTTAAAGTATATTTCATGTAGGAACTCACTGGATAGCGCATTTTGATAGCTATCCTTCAAGTTATAGGAAAATTCGTACACGACTTAAAATTCATACAGTTAGTTACCTTGTTTGCCTTTTCTATTGACTCACAAAGGACGttttaacaatgaaaattttttttgtccTATTTACTGCAGAAATTCAGAGATCGTGAAGATGGTGATCGCTTTAATCTGAATGAGTATTGTCAAACCGCTAACATTGTTGTGCCACCCAAGAAAGGAAAAGCTATCATGTGGTATAATTACAGGCTCGATGGTAAAACTGGCTGGATGAGCCACAGGGATGATCGCTCATTGCATGGGGGATGCATCGTGAAGAAAGGAGTCAAGTACATCGCGAACAACTGGCTTCCAGCTCCCGAAAATGATTCAGCTCACCTTTTAAGTGAATATCTCGAGGATCCATACGAAGACTCGAATCAATGATACAATGACTTTTAATATCTTTAATTTTTGTGTGCGCGCTTATATTCAGTGGCGTAGCAGCTTGATGCTTGATCTAAGTAGGCACCTTAATCTGCACACAAATTGAACCCTTCAGCCTTAATCAGGCAGTTGGCAAAGTCAAATGAAAGCTGTCACTAATTTATGTTTCGATGACGGACACGAGAGCTTGATTTGTCTTAGCAAGATAATTTTCCCTGCTAAAAATCGAAAAGAAGAAACTTAACCTAATACCGTCTTCACCGGACGGACCCTCCATGGTTGCGGCACTCTTACAGAGACAGCGAGAAAACAAGCCAGCAGCTTCTTTATAGCTCTTACCTTGTCCCTGTTGTCATGT
The Montipora capricornis isolate CH-2021 chromosome 10, ASM3666992v2, whole genome shotgun sequence genome window above contains:
- the LOC138019541 gene encoding transmembrane prolyl 4-hydroxylase-like, producing the protein MLRILPGFLLVLIYFQRGITDDSASQANSNSCSSGYCSVKEKGPCEDDGEPKLYRWDPVKVGYKRRLKLEGEKVYTMITRALEPPLFEIPDFMSPEEADHIIKLAEGFGFLKSDIHLDPMAKKHAQTLRSTEGHSNSSAGYFLNWDVDKDYEITKDEVIKFAEKFKYLYMTPAEVDDMIKALELKEFDDGIVEYPEWRTLKTHAIDMYMNDMKEKHPRHRDRFSDQVWLFQGVDADNTLQRLRERVHKLTRLQKRIVYGGEPLQVVRYGPYGHYHAHYDSSRKSDYPEGTKCCHYDMESAPLAKCRICRYITILYYLNDVDEGGETAFPVADMKDFNETKFRDREDGDRFNLNEYCQTANIVVPPKKGKAIMWYNYRLDGKTGWMSHRDDRSLHGGCIVKKGVKYIANNWLPAPENDSAHLLSEYLEDPYEDSNQ